A window of the Pseudomonas sp. B21_DOA genome harbors these coding sequences:
- a CDS encoding PhoH family protein: protein MDDHGRSPSSNQPILYVLDTNVLIHDPNALLNFEEHHVAIPMTVLEELDKLKSGHHSVAAECRQAIRLIDKTLGDASPEDVELGVPIQRGKGGPKGLLSILMSKQAESNLILPEHLNDNKIINQLIDLHTRDPQKPVVLVTKDINMRLKARACGIDAEDYSTDQLVDDVSLLPNGYHNMTGSFWDRVSKVETRQDHGRTWHQVQLIDNLPAVHINEFIIDEQGFVGWIKEIQEDRLLILDLHQEPLLHQEAWGLKPRDIYQSLALYALLDPDIHLVNLSGAAGSGKTILALAAAIEQTMVSKRYRRIIATRSVQGLDQEIGFLPGTEAEKMEPWLGAITDNLEALHMDDENTHGSVDYILSKVPLQFKSLNYIRGRSFQQSLILIDECQNLTPHQMKTIITRAGAGSKVVCLGNLAQIDTPYLSATSSGLTYLTERFKDFPNGVHITLQGVPRSILAEYAESHL from the coding sequence ATGGATGATCACGGACGCAGCCCTTCCTCCAACCAGCCAATCCTGTATGTACTCGATACCAACGTATTGATTCACGATCCAAATGCCCTGCTGAATTTCGAAGAACACCACGTCGCCATCCCGATGACTGTGCTGGAAGAGCTGGACAAGCTCAAGAGCGGCCATCACAGCGTGGCCGCCGAATGCCGTCAGGCGATCCGTCTGATCGACAAGACCCTGGGCGATGCGTCCCCCGAAGACGTCGAACTGGGCGTGCCGATCCAGCGTGGCAAGGGCGGGCCGAAGGGCTTGCTGTCAATTCTGATGAGCAAGCAGGCCGAGTCGAACCTGATTCTGCCCGAGCACCTGAACGACAACAAAATCATCAACCAACTGATTGATCTGCACACCCGCGATCCGCAGAAACCGGTGGTGCTGGTCACCAAAGATATCAACATGCGCCTCAAGGCGCGCGCCTGTGGCATCGACGCCGAGGACTACAGCACCGACCAGTTGGTCGATGACGTGTCGCTGCTGCCCAACGGCTACCACAACATGACCGGCTCCTTCTGGGACCGCGTGAGCAAGGTCGAAACCCGTCAGGACCACGGCCGCACCTGGCATCAGGTGCAACTGATCGACAACCTGCCGGCCGTGCACATCAACGAGTTCATCATCGACGAGCAGGGCTTTGTCGGCTGGATCAAGGAAATCCAGGAAGACCGCCTGCTGATCCTCGACCTGCATCAGGAACCGCTGCTGCATCAGGAGGCGTGGGGCCTGAAACCGCGCGACATCTATCAGAGTCTGGCGCTTTACGCGCTGCTTGATCCGGACATCCATCTGGTCAACCTCTCCGGCGCCGCCGGTTCCGGTAAAACCATTCTGGCGCTGGCTGCTGCGATCGAGCAGACCATGGTCAGCAAGCGCTATCGCCGCATCATCGCCACCCGCAGCGTGCAGGGCCTGGACCAGGAAATCGGTTTCCTGCCCGGCACCGAAGCGGAAAAAATGGAGCCTTGGCTGGGCGCCATCACCGACAACCTCGAAGCCTTGCACATGGATGACGAAAACACCCATGGCAGCGTCGATTACATCCTCAGCAAAGTGCCGTTGCAGTTCAAATCGCTCAACTACATTCGCGGTCGAAGCTTCCAGCAGAGCCTGATCCTGATCGACGAATGCCAGAACCTCACGCCGCACCAGATGAAAACCATCATCACCCGTGCCGGCGCCGGTTCCAAAGTGGTGTGCCTGGGCAACCTGGCGCAGATCGACACCCCGTACCTGTCCGCGACCAGCTCCGGGCTGACCTACCTGACCGAACGCTTCAAGGACTTCCCCAACGGTGTACACATCACCCTGCAAGGGGTGCCTCGCTCGATCCTGGCCGAATACGCCGAATCGCATCTCTAA
- a CDS encoding ABC transporter substrate-binding protein: MKKFPLITGLALSLLASASVFAAEKALRIGIEAAYPPFASKTDKGEIVGFDYDIGNALCAQMKVKCVWVEGEFDGLIPSLKVKKIDMALSSMTINEDRKKSVDFSHKYYFTSSRLVMKEGATVDDQYASLKGKNVGVQRATTTDRYATEVFEPKGINVKRYSNNEEIYMDLAAGRLDAIFADTIPLNDFLSMPRGKGYAFVGPELKDPKYVGEGAGIAVRKGNAELVSQLNSAIDGIRANGEYQKISEKYFKTDIYGD; this comes from the coding sequence ATGAAGAAATTCCCCCTCATCACCGGTCTGGCCCTCAGCCTGTTGGCCTCCGCTAGCGTATTCGCCGCCGAGAAAGCCCTGCGCATCGGCATCGAAGCGGCCTATCCGCCATTCGCGTCGAAAACCGACAAGGGTGAAATCGTCGGTTTCGACTACGACATCGGCAACGCCCTGTGCGCGCAGATGAAGGTCAAATGCGTGTGGGTTGAAGGTGAGTTCGACGGGCTGATTCCTTCGCTGAAAGTGAAGAAGATCGACATGGCGCTGTCGTCGATGACCATCAACGAAGATCGCAAGAAGTCGGTGGATTTCAGCCACAAGTACTACTTCACCTCCTCGCGTCTGGTCATGAAGGAGGGCGCCACGGTGGATGACCAGTACGCCAGCCTCAAGGGCAAGAACGTCGGCGTGCAGCGCGCGACCACCACCGATCGTTACGCCACCGAGGTGTTCGAACCCAAGGGCATCAACGTCAAGCGCTACAGCAACAACGAAGAGATCTACATGGACCTGGCAGCGGGGCGCCTCGATGCGATTTTCGCCGACACCATTCCGCTGAATGACTTTCTGTCGATGCCGCGTGGCAAGGGCTATGCGTTTGTCGGGCCGGAGCTGAAGGATCCGAAGTACGTCGGTGAAGGCGCGGGTATTGCAGTGCGCAAGGGCAATGCCGAACTGGTCAGCCAGCTGAACAGCGCCATCGACGGGATTCGCGCGAATGGCGAGTACCAGAAGATTTCCGAGAAGTATTTCAAGACCGATATCTACGGCGACTGA
- the moaC gene encoding cyclic pyranopterin monophosphate synthase MoaC, whose protein sequence is MLTHLDSQGRANMVDVTEKAVTFREATAQALVRMLPETLQMIVSGGHPKGDVFAVARIAGIQAAKKTSDLIPLCHPLMLTGVKVELSAEGEDSVRIVARCKLSGQTGVEMEALTAASVAALTIYDMCKAVDRGMTIESVRLLEKVGGKSGHFQAEQP, encoded by the coding sequence GTGCTGACTCATCTCGATTCCCAAGGTCGCGCCAACATGGTCGACGTCACTGAAAAAGCCGTGACGTTCCGTGAAGCGACCGCGCAAGCGCTGGTGCGCATGCTCCCTGAAACCCTGCAGATGATCGTCAGCGGCGGTCATCCCAAGGGTGATGTGTTCGCTGTCGCGCGCATTGCCGGGATTCAAGCGGCGAAGAAAACCAGCGATCTGATTCCCCTGTGCCACCCGCTGATGCTCACTGGCGTCAAAGTCGAACTCAGCGCCGAAGGCGAAGATAGCGTGCGCATCGTCGCCCGCTGCAAGCTGTCCGGGCAGACCGGTGTCGAGATGGAAGCGCTGACCGCCGCCAGCGTCGCCGCCCTGACCATTTACGACATGTGCAAAGCCGTGGATCGTGGCATGACCATCGAAAGCGTGCGTCTGCTGGAAAAGGTCGGCGGCAAAAGCGGCCACTTCCAGGCGGAGCAGCCATGA
- a CDS encoding transcriptional regulator, producing MTAPEFDPALDNFRAIADAIATLFFPHAEVVLHDLRTQKVDYIANNLSKREIGDDSSLEDMLSEDVSDRNIGPYEKLNWDGQKIRSLSTVLRDSESRPLAVLCINLNISLFENAKAALDLFLSPSKLIPQPDSLFRDDWQERINTFLHAWLRERQLSLNLLTRDHKRELVLALHAEGAFKGKSASNYVANVLNMGRATVYKHLKELKG from the coding sequence ATGACTGCCCCCGAATTCGATCCGGCGCTGGATAACTTCCGCGCCATCGCCGACGCCATCGCCACGCTGTTCTTTCCCCACGCGGAGGTGGTGCTGCACGACCTGCGCACGCAGAAGGTCGACTACATTGCCAACAACCTGTCCAAGCGCGAAATCGGTGACGACTCATCGCTGGAAGACATGCTCAGCGAGGATGTCAGCGACAGAAACATCGGCCCGTACGAAAAGCTCAACTGGGACGGTCAGAAAATTCGCAGCCTGAGCACCGTGCTGCGCGACAGCGAGAGTCGTCCGCTGGCGGTGCTGTGCATCAATCTGAATATCTCCCTGTTCGAGAACGCCAAAGCGGCGCTGGACCTGTTCCTGTCACCGAGCAAACTGATTCCGCAGCCGGACTCGCTGTTCCGTGATGACTGGCAGGAACGCATCAACACCTTCCTCCACGCCTGGTTGCGCGAGCGGCAGCTGAGCCTGAACCTGCTGACCCGTGATCACAAACGCGAACTGGTGCTGGCGCTGCACGCCGAGGGCGCGTTCAAGGGCAAGAGCGCCTCGAACTACGTGGCCAATGTGCTGAACATGGGGCGGGCGACGGTGTACAAGCATTTGAAGGAATTGAAGGGCTGA
- a CDS encoding MoaD/ThiS family protein, which yields MGVDSVKVEGDFATVDDVRKLLAQRDGAEVLSEQNLMCARNEDLCQLDEPVADGDDVAFFPTVTGG from the coding sequence CTGGGCGTGGATTCGGTGAAGGTTGAAGGCGATTTCGCGACCGTCGATGACGTTCGCAAGCTGTTGGCGCAACGTGATGGCGCCGAGGTGTTGAGCGAGCAGAACCTGATGTGCGCGCGCAACGAAGACCTCTGCCAGCTCGACGAGCCAGTGGCCGATGGCGACGACGTGGCGTTTTTCCCCACCGTGACAGGAGGCTGA
- the alg8 gene encoding mannuronan synthase: MQSAGWLFYLSLLMGLALMLPTSTFDSESKDFIFLIGAVGIWRYSMGATHFVRGMIFLYIVYPHLRRKVRKLGKAADPSHVFLMVTSFRIDALTTAQVYSSVIREAIDCELPTTIVCSIVEMSDELLVKALWARMNPPERVKLDFVRIPGTGKRDGLAFGFRAISRHLPDDRAVVAVIDGDTVLGEGVVRKTVPWFQLFGNVGGLTTNEFCEVRGGYIMSEWHKLRFAQRHINMCSMALSKRVLTMTGRMSVFKASVVTNPEFIADVESDSLQHWRLGRFKFLTGDDKSSWFSLMRLGYDTFYVPDAAINTVEHPPEKSFIKASRKLMFRWYGNNLRQNSRALGLGIRRLGVFTSVVLFDQRVSMWTSLLGLTVALIASFKYGTAFILVYLLWIGITRLILTLLLSCSGHRIGPAYPAILYYNQIVGALVKIYVFFRLDQQSWTRQPTSLTRDLASFQRWFNTWSSRTMTFSAGSIFVAVLLMMV, translated from the coding sequence CTGCAATCAGCCGGCTGGCTTTTTTATCTCAGTCTGCTGATGGGCCTGGCCTTGATGCTGCCCACGTCCACATTCGACTCCGAGTCGAAGGACTTCATTTTCCTGATTGGCGCCGTGGGTATCTGGCGCTACTCGATGGGTGCAACGCACTTTGTGCGCGGCATGATTTTTCTCTACATCGTTTACCCGCACCTGCGTCGCAAAGTACGCAAGTTGGGTAAAGCGGCCGACCCGTCGCATGTGTTTCTGATGGTCACGAGCTTTCGTATTGACGCGCTGACCACTGCGCAGGTCTACAGCTCGGTGATCCGTGAAGCCATCGATTGCGAACTGCCGACCACCATTGTCTGCTCGATCGTGGAAATGTCCGACGAGTTGCTGGTCAAGGCGCTGTGGGCGCGGATGAATCCGCCGGAGCGGGTCAAGCTCGACTTCGTGCGCATTCCCGGTACCGGCAAGCGCGATGGCCTGGCCTTCGGTTTCCGCGCGATCTCCCGTCACCTGCCGGACGACCGTGCCGTGGTCGCGGTGATCGACGGCGACACCGTGCTCGGCGAAGGCGTCGTGCGCAAGACCGTGCCGTGGTTCCAGCTGTTCGGCAATGTCGGCGGCCTGACCACCAACGAGTTCTGCGAAGTGCGCGGCGGCTACATCATGAGCGAATGGCACAAGCTGCGTTTCGCCCAGCGCCACATCAACATGTGCTCGATGGCCCTGTCCAAGCGCGTGCTGACCATGACCGGGCGGATGTCGGTGTTCAAAGCTTCCGTAGTCACCAATCCGGAATTCATCGCCGACGTTGAAAGCGACTCGCTGCAACACTGGCGTCTGGGCCGCTTCAAATTCCTGACCGGCGACGACAAGTCGAGCTGGTTCAGCCTGATGCGCCTGGGTTACGACACCTTCTACGTGCCGGACGCCGCGATCAATACCGTTGAGCACCCGCCGGAAAAGAGCTTCATCAAGGCCAGCCGCAAGCTGATGTTCCGCTGGTACGGCAACAACCTGCGCCAGAACTCCCGCGCACTGGGTCTGGGTATCCGCCGCCTCGGCGTGTTCACCTCGGTGGTGCTGTTCGACCAGCGCGTGTCGATGTGGACTTCGCTGCTCGGCCTGACCGTCGCACTGATCGCCAGCTTCAAGTACGGCACCGCGTTCATCCTCGTGTACCTGCTGTGGATCGGTATCACCCGCCTGATCCTGACGCTGTTGCTGTCGTGTTCCGGTCACCGCATCGGCCCTGCTTACCCGGCGATTCTGTATTACAACCAGATCGTTGGCGCCCTGGTGAAGATCTACGTGTTCTTCCGCCTCGACCAACAATCCTGGACTCGCCAGCCCACATCCCTGACCCGTGATCTCGCCAGCTTTCAACGTTGGTTCAACACCTGGTCGTCTCGGACCATGACCTTCTCCGCCGGCAGCATTTTTGTCGCCGTGCTGCTGATGATGGTCTGA
- a CDS encoding polysaccharide deacetylase family protein, translating into MRIVLLFTAWLLSFAAVAAPGDAATLDRTTWPEQLSNPTLFDVASRAEILMFARGLLGTESIDEAALAQRLGLRTVNIDAVNQLRQRLWQRLLANYNYAQQSCDQDASFCFLVEDLPTLREQAAKFVVSDDSYYTKWAEPSRIFHLQYLDELMRKAALSPQTSNEFDRFGDYERNGDEMHDRLFLLTFDSAANVQPDNTDWLTEYLRKSNLSGTFFVLGKDIQARLAGRSVSSLQASFSRQCVGVQGWEFRSHSHWQDWQDSVRRSADLVKNKLPENYVPLFRPPDGQRRSDAQGFFNSQGLQVALWDIDAQDGAGKLKGPASAQRVLTLMLLWRHGVINFNMKQDAVKTSVPWLITQTAQSGIGWEDCQDAFR; encoded by the coding sequence TTGCGCATTGTTCTTTTATTCACCGCGTGGCTGCTGAGCTTCGCGGCCGTGGCGGCACCCGGTGATGCGGCGACGCTGGATCGCACGACCTGGCCGGAGCAGCTCAGCAATCCGACCCTGTTCGACGTCGCGTCGCGGGCGGAAATCCTTATGTTCGCTCGGGGCCTGCTTGGCACCGAATCCATCGACGAGGCGGCGCTGGCCCAGCGCCTGGGTCTGCGCACGGTCAATATCGATGCGGTCAATCAGCTGCGTCAGCGTCTCTGGCAGCGCTTGCTCGCCAACTACAACTACGCCCAGCAAAGCTGCGATCAGGACGCCTCATTCTGTTTCCTCGTCGAAGACCTGCCTACCCTGCGCGAACAGGCGGCCAAGTTCGTGGTCAGCGACGACAGTTATTACACCAAATGGGCCGAGCCGAGCCGGATCTTCCATTTGCAGTACCTCGACGAGTTGATGCGCAAGGCCGCGCTGTCACCGCAAACGAGTAATGAATTCGATCGTTTTGGCGACTACGAGCGCAACGGCGACGAGATGCATGACCGGCTGTTTTTGCTGACCTTCGACAGCGCCGCCAACGTGCAACCGGACAACACCGACTGGCTGACCGAGTACCTGCGCAAATCGAATCTGAGCGGGACATTCTTTGTGCTGGGCAAGGATATTCAGGCGCGACTCGCCGGCCGTTCGGTCAGCAGCCTGCAGGCGAGTTTCTCCCGGCAGTGCGTTGGCGTGCAGGGCTGGGAGTTCCGCTCCCATAGCCATTGGCAGGACTGGCAGGATTCAGTACGGCGCAGCGCCGACCTGGTGAAAAACAAACTGCCGGAAAACTATGTGCCGCTATTCCGTCCGCCGGATGGTCAGCGCCGCAGTGACGCACAAGGTTTCTTCAATAGCCAGGGCCTGCAAGTGGCGCTGTGGGACATTGATGCTCAGGACGGTGCCGGCAAGCTCAAGGGCCCGGCGAGCGCGCAGCGAGTGCTGACCCTGATGCTGTTGTGGCGTCACGGAGTGATCAATTTCAACATGAAACAGGATGCGGTGAAGACGTCCGTGCCGTGGCTGATCACGCAGACTGCGCAGAGCGGCATCGGCTGGGAAGACTGTCAGGACGCGTTTCGTTGA
- a CDS encoding FAD-binding oxidoreductase produces MSHADFIIIGGGIAGASTGFWLAPHGKVIVLERETHPGYHSTGRSAALYTAAYGTAQVRALTQASRAFFDSPPSGFCEHPLLTPRGEMTVDFIGDPAELNNQYLSAKATVPQMQLLSADEACARLPILRREKVHGAIYDPSACDIDTDALHQGYLRGIRRNHGEIHTDCEVLGLRRDADGLWHVQTNGQSFSAPVIINAAGAWADRVGVLAGAQPLGLQPKRRAAFIFAGPEGVDTHHWPMLVSLDESFYMKPDAGMFLGSPANADPVEPHDVQAEELDIAMGIYQIEEATTLTIRRPTRTWAGLRSFVADGDLLSGFDPQVPGLFWVAAQGGYGIQTSPAMGQASAALVRGEPLPEHLHEFGLDSAMLSPARLA; encoded by the coding sequence ATGAGCCACGCAGATTTCATCATCATCGGCGGCGGGATTGCCGGCGCTTCTACCGGGTTCTGGCTGGCGCCGCACGGCAAAGTGATCGTGCTCGAGCGTGAAACCCATCCCGGCTATCACTCCACCGGTCGCTCCGCCGCGCTGTACACCGCCGCCTACGGCACCGCACAGGTCCGCGCACTGACGCAGGCCAGCCGCGCGTTTTTCGACAGTCCTCCGAGCGGTTTTTGCGAGCACCCACTGCTGACCCCGCGCGGCGAAATGACCGTCGACTTCATCGGTGATCCCGCCGAACTGAACAACCAATACCTCAGCGCCAAAGCCACGGTGCCGCAGATGCAACTGCTCAGCGCCGACGAAGCCTGCGCGCGTCTGCCGATCCTGCGCCGGGAAAAAGTCCACGGCGCGATCTACGATCCTTCGGCCTGCGACATCGACACCGATGCGCTGCATCAGGGCTACCTGCGCGGTATACGCCGCAATCACGGCGAAATCCACACCGATTGCGAAGTGCTTGGCCTGCGCCGCGATGCCGATGGCCTGTGGCACGTGCAGACCAATGGCCAGTCTTTCAGCGCACCGGTCATCATCAATGCCGCTGGTGCCTGGGCCGACAGAGTCGGCGTTTTGGCTGGCGCGCAGCCGCTGGGTCTTCAACCGAAACGCCGCGCCGCATTTATCTTTGCCGGACCTGAAGGCGTGGACACTCACCATTGGCCGATGCTGGTCAGCCTCGACGAGTCGTTCTACATGAAACCCGACGCCGGCATGTTCCTCGGCTCGCCGGCCAACGCCGATCCGGTCGAACCGCACGATGTGCAGGCGGAAGAACTCGACATCGCCATGGGTATTTATCAGATCGAAGAAGCCACCACGCTGACCATCCGCCGGCCGACGCGCACCTGGGCGGGCTTGCGCAGTTTCGTTGCCGACGGTGACCTGCTCAGCGGTTTCGATCCGCAGGTGCCGGGGTTGTTCTGGGTTGCCGCGCAGGGCGGTTACGGCATTCAGACGTCGCCGGCGATGGGCCAGGCCAGTGCGGCGCTGGTGCGCGGCGAGCCGCTTCCCGAGCACCTGCATGAATTCGGTCTGGACAGCGCCATGCTCTCCCCGGCCCGACTGGCTTGA
- a CDS encoding UDP-glucose/GDP-mannose dehydrogenase family protein → MRISIFGLGYVGAVCAGCLSARGHDVVGVDVAKDKIDMINDGRSPIVEPGLGELLQQGIQTGRLRGTTNFAEAIRDTDLSMICVGTPSKKNGDLELNYIEAVCREIGYVLREKTTRHTIVVRSTVLPGTVANVVIPILEDCSGKKAGVDFGVAVNPEFLRESTAIADYDHPPMTVIGEFDTASGDVLQSLYEELDAPIIRKDIAVAEMIKYTCNVWHATKVTFANEIGNIAKAVGVDGREVMDVVCQDKTLNLSQYYMRPGFAFGGSCLPKDVRALTYRAGSLDVEAPLLNSLMRSNESQVQNAFDIVESHEKRKVALLGLSFKAGTDDLRESPLVELAEMLIGKGYDLSIYDSNVEYARVHGANKDYIESKIPHVSSLLNSDFDSVIDNSDVIILGNRDEKFRSLAQEAPQGKQVIDLVGFMSKSTSAGSRTEGICW, encoded by the coding sequence ATGCGCATCAGCATATTTGGTTTGGGTTACGTTGGCGCAGTATGTGCCGGTTGCCTGTCTGCACGTGGCCATGACGTAGTTGGCGTCGATGTTGCCAAAGACAAGATCGACATGATTAACGACGGCCGATCGCCAATCGTTGAACCGGGCCTGGGTGAACTTCTGCAACAGGGTATTCAGACCGGTCGTCTGCGCGGCACGACCAACTTCGCCGAGGCGATTCGTGATACCGACCTGTCGATGATCTGCGTCGGCACGCCAAGCAAAAAGAACGGCGATCTGGAACTGAACTACATCGAGGCGGTGTGCCGCGAGATTGGTTATGTCCTGCGCGAAAAAACCACCCGTCACACCATCGTCGTGCGCAGCACCGTGCTGCCAGGCACTGTGGCCAACGTGGTGATCCCGATTCTGGAAGACTGCTCGGGCAAAAAGGCCGGCGTCGATTTCGGCGTTGCGGTCAACCCTGAATTCCTGCGTGAATCCACCGCCATCGCTGACTATGATCACCCGCCAATGACTGTCATCGGCGAGTTCGACACCGCGTCGGGCGACGTTCTGCAATCGCTGTACGAAGAACTCGACGCACCGATCATCCGCAAGGACATCGCCGTTGCCGAGATGATCAAGTACACCTGCAACGTCTGGCACGCGACCAAAGTGACCTTCGCCAACGAGATCGGCAACATCGCCAAAGCCGTGGGCGTCGATGGCCGTGAAGTGATGGACGTGGTTTGCCAGGACAAGACCCTGAACCTGTCCCAGTACTACATGCGCCCGGGCTTCGCCTTCGGCGGCTCATGCCTGCCGAAAGACGTGCGCGCGCTGACCTACCGCGCTGGTTCCCTGGACGTCGAAGCGCCGCTGCTCAACTCGCTGATGCGCAGTAACGAATCGCAAGTGCAGAACGCCTTCGATATCGTCGAAAGCCATGAAAAACGCAAAGTCGCCCTGCTCGGTCTGAGCTTCAAGGCCGGCACCGACGACCTGCGCGAAAGCCCGCTGGTCGAACTGGCGGAAATGCTGATCGGCAAGGGTTACGACCTGAGCATCTACGACAGCAACGTCGAATACGCCCGTGTCCACGGTGCGAACAAGGACTACATCGAATCGAAGATTCCGCACGTGTCGTCCCTGCTCAACTCCGACTTCGACTCGGTGATCGACAACTCCGACGTGATCATCCTCGGCAACCGCGACGAGAAGTTCCGTTCGCTGGCCCAGGAAGCGCCGCAGGGCAAGCAAGTCATCGACCTGGTGGGCTTCATGTCCAAGTCCACCAGCGCCGGTAGCCGCACCGAAGGGATCTGCTGGTAA
- the moaE gene encoding molybdopterin synthase catalytic subunit MoaE yields MAIRVQATPFDPGAEVNAMHAANVGVGAVVSFVGYVRDFNDGLDVAGMFLEHYPGMTEKALGKIAVEAEQRWPLLKLEVLHRIGALEPGEPIVFVGAASAHRQAAFDACAFVMDYLKTRAPFWKKENTSDGPRWVEGRDSDHAAADRWKK; encoded by the coding sequence ATGGCGATTCGCGTGCAGGCCACGCCGTTCGATCCGGGCGCTGAAGTCAACGCCATGCACGCGGCGAACGTCGGCGTCGGTGCGGTGGTGAGTTTTGTCGGTTACGTACGCGACTTCAACGACGGGCTCGACGTGGCCGGGATGTTTCTCGAGCACTACCCGGGCATGACCGAAAAAGCCCTCGGCAAGATCGCTGTCGAAGCCGAGCAGCGCTGGCCGCTGCTCAAGCTGGAAGTGCTGCACCGCATTGGCGCGCTGGAGCCGGGCGAACCGATCGTCTTCGTCGGCGCCGCCAGCGCCCATCGCCAGGCCGCATTCGACGCCTGCGCCTTCGTCATGGACTACCTGAAAACCCGCGCGCCGTTCTGGAAGAAAGAAAACACCAGTGATGGCCCGCGTTGGGTTGAGGGGCGGGACAGTGATCATGCGGCTGCGGATCGCTGGAAAAAATAA
- a CDS encoding ornithine cyclodeaminase family protein, translated as MSGTPYVIDQVRARDLLARIDVPQILRKLFRDLAAGNAVQPAQQVVEFPQGAGDFINYLGVLAEDGVYGVKTSPYIVREQGALVTAWTLLMSMKTGQPLLLCDAGELTTARTAATTAVAVDALAPLNAQRLAIIGSGKVAQAHLHYVKTLRDWQSISVYSPSLPEDPETQAVLRTIAPQVKISDSRESAIADAEVIMLCTSSAGPVIDPATLSKPALITSISTNAPRAHEVPPQSLNDMQVFCDYRLTTPGSAGEMLIAAEQHGWSKGSIVGDLADLLSEKVQRPGYDRHVFFRSIGLGLEDIALANAVYHLTH; from the coding sequence ATGTCTGGTACGCCTTACGTCATCGATCAAGTCCGGGCCCGAGATCTGCTGGCGCGTATCGATGTGCCGCAGATCCTGCGCAAGCTGTTCCGCGATCTGGCGGCCGGTAACGCCGTGCAGCCGGCACAGCAAGTGGTCGAGTTCCCGCAGGGTGCCGGCGACTTCATCAACTATTTGGGCGTGCTGGCAGAGGATGGTGTCTACGGAGTGAAGACCTCGCCGTACATCGTGCGCGAGCAGGGTGCGCTGGTGACGGCGTGGACTTTGTTGATGTCGATGAAAACCGGCCAGCCGCTGCTGCTCTGTGATGCCGGCGAACTGACCACCGCGCGCACCGCCGCGACCACGGCAGTGGCGGTCGACGCCCTCGCCCCGTTGAATGCCCAACGACTGGCGATCATCGGCAGCGGGAAAGTTGCTCAGGCGCATCTGCATTACGTCAAAACCTTGCGCGACTGGCAAAGCATCAGCGTGTACTCGCCGTCGCTGCCGGAAGATCCTGAGACACAGGCCGTATTGAGGACCATCGCGCCGCAAGTGAAGATTTCCGACAGCCGCGAGTCCGCCATTGCCGACGCGGAGGTGATCATGCTCTGCACCTCGTCGGCCGGGCCGGTGATTGATCCTGCAACGTTAAGCAAACCGGCGCTGATCACCTCGATCAGCACCAACGCCCCGCGCGCCCATGAAGTACCGCCGCAAAGCCTCAACGACATGCAGGTATTCTGCGACTATCGTCTGACCACGCCGGGTTCGGCTGGTGAGATGCTGATTGCCGCCGAACAGCATGGCTGGAGCAAGGGTTCGATTGTCGGCGACCTCGCCGACTTGCTCAGCGAAAAAGTGCAGCGCCCGGGTTACGACCGTCACGTGTTCTTCCGTTCAATCGGCTTGGGCCTGGAAGACATTGCCCTCGCCAATGCGGTTTATCACTTAACCCACTAA